The DNA sequence GCCGGTTCGCCGGCCGGCGCGACTGGAACAGCCTGCTCGCCCTCACCGCGCGGCACCTGGTCTGGCCCGTCACCGTGCTGGGCCGCCTGCGCGAATTCCTCGGCCGCAGGGTCAAGGAACACGAGGCCTGGACCGGCCACGAGGCGCTGGACGATGTGGACTTCCTCGAAAAGCACGGCTGGTGGCGCGGCCCCTACGAGGAAGGCACCCTTTTCTTCTACCTCGACGAGTACGTCAAGGACGCACCGAAGGACCTGATGGCTGTCCTCGGCACCACCGGCGAATGGCTGGGCCAGCACCTGCGCGAGAGCGCCACGCTGGTCGAGAAGAACGTCGAGGTGCTGGCCGGCCTGCTGCAGCTCAACCCGGCCGAGCGCGCGCTGATCCTCTACGGCACCCTCGCCCGCTACCAGCGCGACCTGCGCGGGCTGCTGGTCGAGTTCAAGGTCTCCAGCGCGCAGGAGGCCTACGCCACCATCGCCGAGGTCGCCGGCGTGGACCAGCGCGACGTGGCCGAAGCCCTGCGCGCCGGCTCGCGGCTGGAGCGCATCGGCATGATCGAGAACCTCATCTCGGAGCACAACATCACCGACCTGGCCGACCTGATGAAGGTGTCGGACCAGCTGCCCCCGGTGCTGATGCGCGAGTACCGCGACCCGCAGGACTTGATGGCGGTGTTCACCCGGCCGGCGACCAAGAGCGAGCTGACCCCGGCCGACTTCCACTTCGTCGGCGAAGAAGTGGACGTGCTGATCGCACTGCTGAAGAACGCGGTCGAGCGGCGCGAGGCGGGCGTGAACGTGCTGATGTACGGCCCGCCCGGCACCGGCAAGACCGAACTCGGCCGCGTCGTCGCACAGACCGCCGGGCTGGAGCTGTACGAGGTCGAATACGCCGACCGCGACGGCAACTCGCTGTCCGGCCGCGACCGCTACCGCTCGCTGCAGATCAGCCAGGTCTTCCTGAAGGCCAGCCCGAACGTGGCGCTGCTGTTCGACGAGGTGGAGGACGTGTTCCCGCCGATTTCATCGGATGCAGCGCAGCTCATGGCGCGCATGGACAGCAGCGACACCCCCCACGGCGGCAGCTCGTCCGTCAACGGCAAGGCCTGGGTGAACCAGATCCTGGAGACCAATCCGGTACCGGTGGTCTGGGTGACCAACCGCATCGAGCAGATCGACCCGGCCTTCCGCCGCCGCTTCCAGTACCACCTGGAACTCACCTCGCCGCCGCCCGGCGCCCGCGAGGCGCTGGTGCTGCGCGCGCTTGGCGACACGCCGGTGAGCGCCGAGTTCGTCGAGCGCCTGACGCAGCGCAAGGCCCTGACCCCCGCGCAGATCCGCACCGCCGTGCGCTTCGCCAAGCTGATCGGCGACGCACAGGGCGCCGCGCCGCTGCAGTCGATCGAAGCCCTGATCGAGCGCCAGATCGCCCACGCCGACCACGCGCTCGGCACCGTCGACCGCCAGGCCGACCGTGCCCGCCCGGCGGTGACGACCTACGACCTGGGCCTGCTGAACGTCGAGAGCCGCTTCGAGATCCCGCGCATCGTCGAGGCGCTGAAGCGGCGTGGCCATGGCGCGCTGTGTTTCCATGGCGCACCCGGCACCGGCAAGACCGCGCTGGCCGAACACATCGCCCGCGAACTGGGCCGCCCGCTGATGGTCCGGCAGGCGAGTGATCTGGTCAGCAAGTTCGTCGGCGAGACCGAGCAGAACATGGCCAGGATGTTCAACGAGGCGAAGGCCGAGCAGGCCGTGCTGCTGCTGGACGAGGCCGACAGCTTCCTGCGCAGCCGCAAGCGTGCCGAACGCACCTACGAGGTCACCGAGGTCAACGAGATGCTGCAGGGCATGGAGCGCTTCGGCGGCGTCTTCATCTGCACGACCAACCTGTTCGAGGACCTGGACGAGGCGGCGCTGCGGCGTTTCACCTTCAAGATCCGCTTCAACCCGCTGACCAGCGAACAGCGCGTGCGCATGTTCGTGGCCGAGGCGCTGGACGGCGATGCCGCGCGGCTGACCGACGAGCAGCGCCAGCGACTGTCGATCCTCGATCAGCTGGCCTGCGGCGACTTCGCGGCGGTGCGCCGGCAGATCGACATCCTCGGCGAGGCCTTCGATGCGGACGAGTTCCTGTCGCAGATCGAGAGCGAGCACCGGGTGAAACCGCAGGTGCGCGAGCGGCGCAGCATCGGGTTCATGCACTGAGGGGCGACAGCCCCGCACGGCGTCAGGCGCGTCGGCCGCCCTTCAGCTGCGCCGTCAGTGCCGCAAAGCCGGCCTCGTCGCCCGCGGCCAGCAAGGCCGCCTGCTCGGGCCAGGTCTGCGGGCGCACCAGCTTGAAGCGTGCACCGGCCGCGGCGATCAGCGCCTCCAGCTGCGCGACGGGCGTCGCGGCCAGCGCGGCGAAGGTCGTGATGCCGGCCTCGCCCAGCTTGAGCGCCATCTTCGGGCCGATGCCTTCGATGCGGGTGAGGTTGTCCGCGGCGGCGGACACCGCCGCAGCCTCCGGGGTCGTGGGCACGACCACCGGCACCACCTCGATCACCGACGCGGCGTCGAAGGCCGAGGCCGGCACGGTGAAGTCGGATGCGGACGCGCCGGGGTGCGGGATCACCTCCAGCCGGATGTCCAGCAGCGTCCACGGCTGCCACCAGGCACTCGCCCAGGTCCAGGGGGTCAGTGCCGTGGCGAACAGATCCGCATAGAGATCGGCCAGGGCGGGGAGCACAGCGTCGCGCTGCGGGGTATCCGTATCGGGAAAGGTCATGAAGCTCATGGCATTGCCTCGCAAGAAATGACCTCCGGATTGTGCGGTCCCCGGCTGTCCCGAGACCGACTCGCGGATGGTTTGATCCTGAACACGCCGGAAACTGTGGCGAAAAGGACTTCCCTACAATCCCGGGCATGACTGCCCCCACCACCGCCTACACCCGCGCCACCCGGCTGCCCGAGCTGCTGCGCCAGCGCATCGTTGTCCTCGACGGTGCGATGGGCACGATGATCCAGCGCTACAAGCTCACCGAAGCCGACTTCCGCGGCGAGCGGCTGCGCGACCATGGCAAGGACCTCAAGGGCAACAACGACCTGCTGGTGCTGACCCGCCCGGACGTGATCAGCGAGATCCACAGCCAGTACCTGGCCGCCGGGGCGGACATCATCGAATCGAACACCTTCGGCGCGACCAGCGTGGCGCAAGAGGACTACGACCTCGGCGGGCTGGCCTACGAGATGAACGTCGCGGCAGCCAGGCTCGCCCGCGCCTGCTGCGACCAGTTCTCGACCGTGGACAAGCCGCGCTTCGTGGCCGGCGCCCTCGGCCCGACGCCGCGCACCGCCAGCATCAGCCCGGACGTCAACGACCCCGGCGCCCGCAACACCAGCTTCGACCAGCTGCGTGCGGCCTACTACGAGCAGGCCAAGGGGCTGCTCGATGGCGGCGCCGACCTGTTCCTGGTGGAAACCATCTTCGACACGCTGAACGCCAAGGCCGCCATCTTCGCGCTCGACGAGCTGATGGAAGACACCGGCGAGCGCCTGCCCGTCATCATCTCCGGCACGGTCACCGACGCCTCGGGCCGCATCCTGTCCGGCCAGACGGTGGGCGCGTTCTGGAACAGCGTGCGCCACGCCAAGCCGATCGCCATCGGGCTGAACTGCGCGCTCGGCGCCACGCTGATGCGGCCCTACATCGAGGAGCTGTCGCGCATCGCGGGCGACACCTTCATCTCCTGCTACCCGAACGCCGGCCTGCCCAACCCGATGAGCGACACCGGCTTCGACGAGACGCCGGAGATCACCGGCGCGCTGGTCGAGGAGTTCGCGAAGGCCGGTTTCCTGAACATCGCCGGCGGCTGCTGCGGCACGACGCCGGACCACATCCACGCCATCGCCCAGCGGGTCAGCGCCTACCGGCCGCGTGGCGTTCAGGACCGGCTGTTCAGCGCCTTGCTCAACGCGGAGAGCACGGCCGCGGCCTGAGCGAAGCGGAGGTTGTCGACGGCCTCCTTCAGCGCCGCGAAGTCGGCTGAACCGAGCCGGGCGCGCAAGGCCGGCGCCAGCGCCGCGAACGCACCCATCGCGCGCATGCTGCGGCGGTTCAGCCAGCCGATCAGCGCCTCCAGCGCATCGGGCGGGATGTCCGCGCTGGCATCCGCGGCCCCTTCGCCGGGATCGGCGGCCTCCGGCGCCGTGGCCAGAACGTCGGCACAGGCCTGTTGCAGCCGGACCCACTCCGCCTGCATCGGCTCGACCAGCACGCTGGCCTGGGGCACGGCGCCTTCGCGCAGACGTGCCTCCAGCTCGATGGCCAGCGCATGCAGCCGCGTCATGCCCAGCGTGCCGGCATTGCCGCTCAGCAGATGCACCTCGTGCACCGCCCGCGCCCGTTCGGCCGGATCGTCCAGTTCGGTGCCCGGTGCCAGCGGCCGGCAGATGCCGAAGAACCGGCGCAGCAGGTGGACGAACAGTCCGAGGTCCTGGCTGAGGTGCAGACGCGCGCGGTCGGTGTCGATCCCGGCGATCTCCGGCCAGGCCAGCGCGGGCGCGGCAGGCGGCGCCGGCGCCGCGGCTGTGACCGCATCGGAACCGGTCTCCAGACCGAGGCGGTCCACGATGCCCAGCAGCAGCCGG is a window from the Sphaerotilus montanus genome containing:
- a CDS encoding helix-hairpin-helix domain-containing protein, translating into MSFMTFPDTDTPQRDAVLPALADLYADLFATALTPWTWASAWWQPWTLLDIRLEVIPHPGASASDFTVPASAFDAASVIEVVPVVVPTTPEAAAVSAAADNLTRIEGIGPKMALKLGEAGITTFAALAATPVAQLEALIAAAGARFKLVRPQTWPEQAALLAAGDEAGFAALTAQLKGGRRA
- a CDS encoding ATP-binding protein — encoded protein: MRKEVSRQTVRRSRSRPGGAPVLLSPGLQDAPVLDQLCSHFVLTLTLRQAGRFAGRRDWNSLLALTARHLVWPVTVLGRLREFLGRRVKEHEAWTGHEALDDVDFLEKHGWWRGPYEEGTLFFYLDEYVKDAPKDLMAVLGTTGEWLGQHLRESATLVEKNVEVLAGLLQLNPAERALILYGTLARYQRDLRGLLVEFKVSSAQEAYATIAEVAGVDQRDVAEALRAGSRLERIGMIENLISEHNITDLADLMKVSDQLPPVLMREYRDPQDLMAVFTRPATKSELTPADFHFVGEEVDVLIALLKNAVERREAGVNVLMYGPPGTGKTELGRVVAQTAGLELYEVEYADRDGNSLSGRDRYRSLQISQVFLKASPNVALLFDEVEDVFPPISSDAAQLMARMDSSDTPHGGSSSVNGKAWVNQILETNPVPVVWVTNRIEQIDPAFRRRFQYHLELTSPPPGAREALVLRALGDTPVSAEFVERLTQRKALTPAQIRTAVRFAKLIGDAQGAAPLQSIEALIERQIAHADHALGTVDRQADRARPAVTTYDLGLLNVESRFEIPRIVEALKRRGHGALCFHGAPGTGKTALAEHIARELGRPLMVRQASDLVSKFVGETEQNMARMFNEAKAEQAVLLLDEADSFLRSRKRAERTYEVTEVNEMLQGMERFGGVFICTTNLFEDLDEAALRRFTFKIRFNPLTSEQRVRMFVAEALDGDAARLTDEQRQRLSILDQLACGDFAAVRRQIDILGEAFDADEFLSQIESEHRVKPQVRERRSIGFMH
- a CDS encoding homocysteine S-methyltransferase family protein → MTAPTTAYTRATRLPELLRQRIVVLDGAMGTMIQRYKLTEADFRGERLRDHGKDLKGNNDLLVLTRPDVISEIHSQYLAAGADIIESNTFGATSVAQEDYDLGGLAYEMNVAAARLARACCDQFSTVDKPRFVAGALGPTPRTASISPDVNDPGARNTSFDQLRAAYYEQAKGLLDGGADLFLVETIFDTLNAKAAIFALDELMEDTGERLPVIISGTVTDASGRILSGQTVGAFWNSVRHAKPIAIGLNCALGATLMRPYIEELSRIAGDTFISCYPNAGLPNPMSDTGFDETPEITGALVEEFAKAGFLNIAGGCCGTTPDHIHAIAQRVSAYRPRGVQDRLFSALLNAESTAAA